In the genome of Phlebotomus papatasi isolate M1 chromosome 2, Ppap_2.1, whole genome shotgun sequence, one region contains:
- the LOC129804635 gene encoding uncharacterized protein LOC129804635, which produces MGRLKAVLLVLLVPLIQGQQAPHSPYSLQSAVDALHHREAQLALRDYLDVPRIDEEPVYWTEGENAASPPYRGSRRELNKMLANYLTREEEEERDERMPLTRIEQPYFDEDLPYDLARKRSIFREREDELPYQSVFREREMDAYSDPTFAQDFLEEIERENNAEREEKYKEALRRLWEKYQQQENDIERALFEERGPGRGYDARKTANFPAMYAASGPEKRRTFPALPWLPASRKKRFPVTKRSPASPEVSVSGTDEKVVKDLQGIFGEGDGEAKAKRSSDTKEHSHDHSDHDNHEDHHENHQDHNEEVDDDKKKKRAVEEKKKTNLEVVKDDQIIPGDLIDETRKKSIQWSKYFGIDRKKKSGLNDKYRSMMKKSEEEYPLQHFHRHDGEEREKKQVSEEKLENMDQKLKNIEDLIIDETIKYTGAHEGISDPADIQRLKDHVISRLATAYSLEKMRKALERLKDSVETERHLMQNEIEPSKPQVQDKDKRVAVKKEKVEFDNKDHKIESATEKVTPEDPDNDLEKEDADKRKKKRTNIHHFERYPVREVGNDLGEFEEELGAGHFDPVSETLGLTGGRSFAQCPLLDAIERRCRGVDLLSGDLQQELLPVCEIHQLCYICGTSVTACDFQYLAEADSVCGSSSECQSAARSALMILRGNPGPQLGPRECSRNPCLSAALHEIRY; this is translated from the exons GAGAAAACGCCGCATCACCACCCTATCGTGGAAGTCGGCGTGAATTGAACAAAATGCTAGCAAACTATCTGACTCGAGAAGAGGAGGAGGAGCGGGACGAAAGGATGCCGTTGACGAGAATCGAGCAACCATATTTCGATGAAGACCTCCCATACGATTTGGCCAGGAAGCGATCGATATTCCGCGAAAGAGAAGATG AACTGCCATATCAATCTGTGTTCCGGGAGCGTGAAATGGATGCGTACAGTGATCCCACATTCGCTCAAGACTTCCTGGAAGAAATCGAGAGGGAGAACAATGCCGAGCGAGAAGAGAAGTACAAGGAAGCTCTGAGAAGACTCTGGGAAAAGTACCAGCAGCAGGAGAATGATATCGAGAGGGCATTGTTTGAAGAAAGGGGTCCTGGTAGGGGCTACGATGCCCGAAAAACGGCAAATTTCCCAGCAATGTACGCAGCTTCAGGTCCAGAGAAGCGAAGAACTTTCCCAGCTCTTCCCTGGCTACCAGCTTCCAGGAAGAAGCGTTTCCCCGTCACCAAAAGATCTCCAGCTTCTCCGGAAGTCAGTGTGTCGGGAACTGATGAGAAAGTTGTGAAGGATTTGCAGGGAATCTTTGGAGAGGGAGATGGTGAAGCTAAAGCCAAACGTTCCAGTGATACCAAGGAACATTCTCATGATCACAGTGATCACGATAATCACGAGGATCACCATGAAAACCATCAAGATCACAATGAGGAAGTTGATGATGATAAAAAGAAGAAACGAGCTGttgaagagaaaaagaagacaaACCTAGAAGTTGTCAAGGACGATCAAATCATTCCCGGAGATTTAATTGATGAGACAAGGAAGAAATCAATCCAGTGGTCAAAGTATTTCGGTATTGACCGGAAGAAGAAGTCAGGATTGAATGACAAGTACAGGAGTATGATGAAGAAATCCGAGGAAGAGTATCCTCTGCAGCACTTCCATCGTCATGATGGAGAAGAGCGGGAAAAGAAGCAAGTTAGCGAAGAGAAGTTAGAGAATATGGATCAGAAACTGAAGAACATCGAAGATCTCATAATAGATGAGACCATCAAGTACACAGGAGCGCATGAAGGCATTTCTGATCCTGCAGACATCCAAAGACTTAAGGATCATGTCATCTCAAGATTAGCCACAGCTTACAGCCTCGAAAAGATGCGTAAAGCTCTGGAACGTCTCAAGGATTCAGTGGAAACTGAGCGACATTTGATGCAGAATGAGATTGAGCCATCCAAGCCTCAGGTTCAGGACAAGGACAAGAGAGTCGCAGTGAAGAAGGAGAAAGTCGAGTTCGACAATAAAGA TCATAAGATCGAGTCCGCTACTGAGAAAGTCACTCCGGAAGATCCAGACAATGACCTGGAGAAGGAGGATGCGGACAAGAGGAAGAAGAAGCGTACGAATATCCATCATTTCGAACGGTACCCAGTTCGCGAGGTAGGGAATGATCTTGGGGAATTTGAGGAGGAGCTAGGGGCTGGACATTTTGATCCAGTGAGTGAAACCTTGGGTCTGACTGGAGGGCGATCTTTTGCTCAGTGTCCTCTCCTGGATGCCATCGAGAGACGGTGCCGAGGAGTTGATCTTCTCAGCGGGGATCTGCAGCAGGAACTTCTCCCAGTCTGTGAGATCCATCAGCTCTGTTATATATGC gGCACTTCTGTGACAGCCTGCGACTTTCAGTACTTGGCTGAGGCTGACTCGGTGTGTGGCTCGAGTTCTGAATGCCAATCTGCAGCCAGGTCAGCCCTGATGATCCTCCGTGGAAACCCCGGGCCTCAGCTAGGCCCTCGTGAGTGTTCCAGAAACCCCTGTCTCAGTGCAGCCCTGCACGAGATCCGCTACTAA